The proteins below come from a single Phocoena sinus isolate mPhoSin1 chromosome 2, mPhoSin1.pri, whole genome shotgun sequence genomic window:
- the CHAC1 gene encoding glutathione-specific gamma-glutamylcyclotransferase 1, protein MKQESAAQNTPPPSQHPQDDCDPQALWIFGYGSLVWRPDFAYSDSRVGFVRGYSRRFWQGDTFHRGSDKMPGRVVTLLEDREGCTWGVAYQVQGEQVNEALKYLNVREAVLGSYDTKEVTFYPQDTPDQPLKALAYVATPQNPGYLGPAPEEAIATQILACRGFSGHNLEYLLRLADFMQLCGPQAQDEHLAAIVDAVGTMLPCFCPTEQALALV, encoded by the exons ATGAAGCAGGAGTCTGCAGCTCAGAACACCCCGCCCCCCTCGCAGCACCCCCAGGACGACTGCGACCCCCAAGCGTTGTGGATTTTCGGGTACGGCTCCCTGGTGTGGAGGCCCGACTTCGCCTACAGCGACAGCCGTGTGGGCTTCGTGCGCGGCTACAGCCGCCGCTTCTGGCAGGGAGACACCTTCCATCGGGGCAGCGACAAGATG cCTGGTCGTGTGGTGACCCTCCTTGAAGATCGTGAG GGCTGCACTTGGGGTGTGGCGTACCAGGTGCAAGGTGAGCAGGTGAATGAGGCCCTGAAGTACCTGAATGTGCGGGAGGCAGTGCTTGGCAGCTATGATACCAAGGAGGTCACCTTCTACCCTCAAGATACCCCTGACCAACCACTCAAGGCATTGGCCTACGTGGCCACCCCGCAGAACCCTGGTTACCTGGGCCCTGCGCCTGAGGAGGCCATCGCTACGCAGATCCTGGCCTGCCGAGGCTTCTCTGGCCACAACCTTGAGTACTTGCTGCGCCTGGCAGACTTCATGCAGCTCTGTGGGCCCCAGGCACAGGACGAGCACCTAGCAGCCATTGTGGATGCTGTAGGCACCATGCTGCCCTGCTTCTGCCCCACTGAGCAGGCTTTGGCACTGGTCTGA